The genomic window GTTTGCACCTGAGATCACTTACACAGATGAAAGATACACAGCCATTCATATCAAATGGAATTTTGCATTTAATTGTTGAGTCATACCAGATGGCATGTCTTGCAGTAATTCCTTTCTTTACATAGACAGACATACATAAGGTACTGCTCTGGATCATCAGCATTCATCAATTATAAAAACAATATCAGAGTTCCATTGTGTCTACAAAATAATTGAACAAAGTTATTTGAGTCCATTAAGAAGATGACTAATATCAAAGCCCAAAACAAAATTATTACACCTGGTTCTCATTTTACAACATCCACAATTTCTATGAAGAACAGTTGTTGCTGGTGGGAGAAATGAGCACAATACTTGGATTTTGCTCGGGAGACTTCTTTTGTCACAGTAAGTGTCATCAACCTTCAACCAGTGTCTAGACGTCCGAGACTGGTGCACTTTTGTATAAGGCAGGGaagttatatccttctttcaactgCAGCCAGTTCTCAGGTGAATATTTTGCTCTTTTTTTGTCAAATACGTGGAATGTATATGCATGGCGAGGATTCTGAGATTTGTTGTGCTCACTTTTGTGAACAACCTGCCCATGGATCAGCACACATGTTCCTGTGAAAAGAAGGACAATATCCATTGTACACATACAATATGAAATGAAGGCAGAACAGAGGAAACTGTTGGCAATATTTTATCAAGTTTATTTTCATGAGGGGATTCTCTGCATGCACAGTAAAAGTGACCAAATTAGTACTGAATGTCTGCTATTAACTAGAATAGATCTTGAAAGCCAAAATATATGCACTCATGAGACATTAAATTGGAGGTGATGCTTATCAAACTGCTAACTTTTTTCCTCCACTTGAAGATAGAGACCTGAGAAAATTCCATTTGCTAATACTTTGGCACAATTTTAGGGGACAAATCAttgcttaaatatttttaaaaaaatggtgtaaTAGGAATACTACGTGATGTCTGACACTGTTCATCTCCGAGACATCTTAGATACAGACACATATCAATCTTAGCTTTATTACATGTGAAGTTGTTTATGAACTTTGACAGAAATAGTCTAATTAAGGTTACACAGGAACgaaaagttaagctttcaaagtAATGCTGCAGCCAATGGCCACAGTACATTTTTTGTTGTGTTATTTTCATTTGTGGATTCTTTACAACACAAAATTACTGAATGTGACTTGATGGTTCTAGGGTATGTGTGAGACTAAACATTGACAGATCCATGTTCCAGATCCCACCCTGTAATGAAAATTTTCTGGGACTAACCATAGCTTTTATTTCTGGTAATTCTTTCTATGTGCGAGAAATGCATTTTTTTCATAACCCATATTAAACAATAAGTATCTCTATTACTGTCTGCATAGACTGATTCACAGGTTTGAGGAAGCCAATGGACCACTACCGACACAGCAATGCTACTGTATGTTTCCACGTAACATTTTCATATAATTCTGTTCAAGAATGAAACATCTTCTAAAATAAAATTGGATGTTAACATCAAATTGTTATAGTGACCAATGACCATGAAGTTTATGAACATaatttttcatacatttttgtGGAAACTGCAACAAAGCAGGTGGATCTTCCCAGTTGTTAtgttttttctcccccccccccaaaaaatcatgattttttttttaaattctgtgtatTCTTGAATACAAACATTGTAGGAAACGACAGATTGCTACATACTGTAAAGAAGatgcatcaagttgcagacaggcacaattaaaagacacttccaTAAAGCTTCTGGACGTGCATgctgcccttgggttagttaggtttaagtagttctaagtctaggggactgatgacttctagaacacacacacacacacacacacacacacacacacacacacacacacacacacacacacacacacacacaactgctaaCTCTAGCATTTCAGGCCGGAGTGCATTCTGGCCCAAGATACTGGAGTTGGCGATTgtatgtgcatgagatgtgctttttgtgtgtgtctgtgtgtgtgttttactgatgaaggctgtaccCAAAAGCTTCacgtaagtgtcttttagttgttcctgtctgcaacttgacatgtcttctttatggtaagtagcaatctgtcttttcctacattgctgatattcctacctggagtttccattgtttgattatcttGAATACTGTAATTTATATGGCATATTAATTTTACTGTCTATTACTTTCTTTTGCTTACTTAGAATCCATACGTGTGTCAATTACGAaatatcagtaattttagattttATTATCTTGTTCATATGTAAACATATACCTGATCACAACCTTCTTGATTAAGTAGATGAGAAAGCCATATAAATAAATCAAGACCCCCTGCAGCCAACAATGAAAATAAGTTAGCAACACCTGCATTCAATTAATTTAAGAATAATTAAGATCCTTACTTAAAACATTGTTACTTAAATAGAATTCTATATTTAGGTAAGCTAACCAGCTTAATTCAATAGAAATTATTATAGACAGGAAAGTCATTTTTATAAATGAATCTGCCTCTACTATTCAGTTACTCAGAAGTGCAAATCTTTcattgtaatttatgaaaatctgGTAAAAAAAAGTTAACATCAGTTTCGTAACTTCTTTTCATATTGATATGACTGTTAGATGCCAAAGGAAATTATTTAAGAACTTTATTCAGTGACTGTGTTAATTTCAcatgtatcaaacaatggaaaatccaggatggaatataacaatatatgaaaaggatggttgctactcatcatatagtggacgtgctgagtcgcagaaaggcacaacaaaaagcctctCGGAAAActaactttccaacagtctttttgttgtgcctttctgtgactcagcatctccactataaggtgagtagcaactacgcTTTTCATATATAATTATACAAGTGTGTCACATGtcacccccatgaaccacggacctttccATCGGTGGGGAGGCtggtgtgcctcagcgatacgggtaactgtaccgtaggtgcaccacaatggaggggtatctattgagaagccagacaaatgtatggtttctaaagaggggcagcagcattttcagtagttacaggagcaacagtctggatgattgactgatctggccttgtaacatcaaccaaaacagccctgctgtgctggtactgcgaacacctGAAAACAAGGAGAAACTGCAACCGTGATTTTTCCTGAGGTCATGCCGCTCTActgtatgttaaatgatgatgtaatcctcttaggtaaaatattgcaggtaaaatagtcccccatttggatctccgggtagggactaatcaggaggatgtcatcaggagaaacaaaactggcattctacagatctgagcgtggaatgtcagatcccttaattgggcaggtagtttagaaaatttaaaaaggaaaatggataggttacagttagatatagtgggaattagtgaagttcggtgggaggaggaacaggacttctggtcagatgaatgcaAGGTTATAAACaggaaatcaaataggggtaatgcaggagtaggtttaataatgagtaaaattaggaatgtggataagctactatgaacagcatagtgaatgcattattgttgccaagatagacatgaagccacacccaccacaatagtagaagtttatatgccaactagctctacagatgaggagattgaggaaatgtatgatgatgagataaaagaaattattcagatagttaatggaaCCGAAAACTTGattatcatggggggggggggctgtaattcaatagtaggaaaaggaagagaaggaaaagtagtaggtgaatatgaactgggacAATGGAATAAAGgggaagccacctagtagaattttgcacagaggataattcaatcatagctagcacttggtttaagaatcatcagtgaagattgtatacatggaagagacctggagacactggaatgtttcagattgattacataatggttagatagagatttaggaaccagattttaaatagtaagacatttccaggggcagatgtggactctgaccacaatctattggttatgaactgtagattaaaactgaagaaactgcaaaaaggcaggaagttatggagatgggacctggataaagtgaaagaaccagatgtagagcttctgagatgtggtgctacagaagaatgcagaagtttAAAGGGGCatattaagtaactaatcaagatGCACAGAACCAAATTGGGGAAgacagaaatttatggtacaacttgactaaaagaaggtattggTCAACAGGGTACTCAGGGAGCtgcatcagtcttcagactgaaggccacaacaactaaAAACAGAAAGAGTAATTTCTGTACAGTGAACAGAAATGTAGAAAGGATACTATTGAATAGTACCTTTTTCCATGTGAAATAAGACATACTTGCATTGTAGTAATGTAACTTGCATATAAATCAGTAACACAGATGATTTATCAGTCaaaaccctgttgttgttgttgttgtggtcttcagtcctgagactggtttgatgcatctctccatgctactctatcctgtgcaagctttttcatctcccagtacttactgcaacctacatccttctgaatctgcttagtgtattcatctcttggtctccctctacgatttttaccctccatgctgccctccaatactaaattggtgatcccttgatgcctcagaacatgtcctaccaaccgatcccttcttctggtcaagttgtgccacaaacttctcttctccccaatcctattcaatacttcctcattagttatgtgatctacccatgtaatattcagcattcttctgtagcaccacatttcgaaagcttctattctcttcttgtccaaactatttattgtccatgtttcacttccatacatggctacactcaatacaaatactttcagaaatgacttcctgacacttaaatctatacttgatgttaacaaatttctcttcttcagaaacgctttccttgccattgccagtctacattttatatcctctctacttcgaccatcatcagttattttgctccccaaatagcaaaactcctttactactttaagagtctcatttcctaatctaattccctcagcatcacccgacttcattagactacattccattatccttgttttgcttttgttgatgttcatcttatatcctcctttcaagacactgtccattccattcaactgctcttccaagtcctttgctgtctctgacagaattacaatgtaatcggcgaacctcaaagtttttatttcttctccatgaattttaatacctactccgaatttttcttttgtttcctttactgcttgctcaatatacagattgaataacattggggataggctacaaccctgtctcactcacttcccaaccactacttcccgtacatgcccctcgtctcttataactgccatctggtttctgtacaaattgtaaatagcctttcgctccctgtattttacccctgccacctttagaatttgaaagagagtattccagtcaacattgtcaaaagctttatctaagtctacaaatgctagaaacataggtttgcctttccttaatctttcttctaagataagtcgtaaggtcagtattgcatcacgtgttccaatatttctacggaatccaaactgatcttccccgaggttggcttctactagtttttccatttgtctgtaaagaattcgtgttagtattttgcagctgtgacttattaaactgatagtttggtaattttcacatctgtcaacacctgctttctttgggattggaattattatattcttcttgaagtctgagggtatttcacctgtttcatacatcttgctcaccagatggtagagttttgtcaggactggctctcccaaggccgtcagtagttccaatggaatgttgtctactccgggggccttgtttcgactcaggtctttcagtgctctgtcaaactcttcaccctaTGTTATACAATAATTATCTTTAATTTTCTACTATGTATACATTTGAAGTATCCAAGAAGTAACTCAAGCAAGACTTTGCTTTGCATAAGGATGCCTGGAAGTTTGTCACTGGTGTTATCAAACAACTACTGAGAGAGTTTCATAATTCTGAGGTAAGCATACGGATTTAAAAGTGAGACACATGCCTCATCCTTGGAATGCACATGACTAACAACTGGGTGTATGGTTTTTGTGTATTTCTTGTTTTATTCCTCTACTTATAAGAATGAATAGAATCATACTTCacattttcttctttcccttttatGAAATGTCGGGTCagcttacttttatttaaattaccATAGCACAAGTTTGGTCTTTGCTTTGACATAATTATATCATTTTTTCTAGGAATAATGGTTTATAATTAGTTTCCGGAAATTTTATGCTAAAAATTGTTTCATCTGAGGGAAAGATGACTGTGTAACATTATTAGGATATTTAAAAAGTGAGTAGACAGAACTGGTAACTACAGAACCATACCTTTACGGACTGGTACAGGCTGAAATATTGATGACTGATACAGGGGAGCTGGTGCTGTGAAAATTAACAGCTCATCTGAATTTGGATCGGGATTTCGTGTGAGACGTCTGTGTACTCCACTGCGATGTGATCCAGGTGCAAACCACAGACAACCATTTTCCACTGTAGCATCATCAAGAGCAAACCAAAACCCCACAAGCTCAGTAGGTTCAGTGTGAAGGAATGTTGCATCCTGGTGTGCTacaacttaaagaaaaaaaaaatttcttagctGGAAACGTGACATAACAATTGCATaagaatttttcatttaattcactAGCAATTATTTGAATGTTGTACAATAACTCTTAGTAACTAATAATTGTGGTTCAGAGCTAACACAAATacaaatagaaacaaaaataaatcttgaaatttaaaatgttcagAAACTTAAAAATATGATAGACAAATATGAATTCAATTCATGAAATGTCTAAATTATTACCTTCAGGAGGTTTAACATTCAGCAATGCTGAGATATATGCATAAAAATATCAGAGATGAAGGTAAAGATCTCAAAAGAGAGTAGGAGGTCAAAGATAGTACATTAGTAACTTAAGAGATAGCAAACAGAGGTTGACAACAAGAGGGGAAGATGGATTAGAGGAAGGACAAAAGAGTACCAAGTGAAAAGAATTATGCAATTTTAGGATAAAAAGTTTTAAAGATGAAGATAACAGCATGAAcaagaaggaaaaaagagaaaagaaatggaGAAAACTGAAAGCAGGCGAAGCACCTATAGAGGAGAAGAGGGAATGAGCAAATCAAATTCCCATGTCTGGAGTTCAGGTCAGAAGATTCATATGTCTGTGTAATGTATCTGGGATTCATGGTCTTATGTCAGACTGTGGAGAGTGCTCAGCAATTGTAGAATGGACATCctcaaaaccaatagtaaattttTGTCCAGTCGTATGTCCTGCCACTTTGATGGCAGGTGTGTAGTGAACATATATTTTCTGGCAAATCATATGAGTAATGTGGTATGCTGCCCTACTTCTAACGTTGTTTGTTTTCACTTGTGGTATGGTTGAAGTAGGTAGTAGTAGGCAGGTGTGTGACACAGCTCATACGATGGGAACAGTTGCAGTGTTAGGAAACTTGATGTAGATACACTGCTCTGGAATGTTATAGGGCTGTACGAGGATGTTTTGAAGGTTAGGAGGGTGGTGGAAGGCGACAGTGAGTTATGTAGGCAATATAATGGGGAGAGGTAATCTCATTTCAGAACTTGTCTGAGGAAGTTGGATCTGTGGTTGATTAATTGGATGAGATGACCAAAGTCTGAATGGTTTCCAGTGACAAAGGGGTTGTGTGTGACTCTTTTAAGCAGGTGCTATGTTGGTTGAGAGTAGGGGGATTTTTATGCATATGTTGATTAAGTAGTTATGACAGAGGAAACACTAGGAAAGGATAGTCATATAAATGTTGATGAATTTGGTGTTGAAGAAGATATGTTTCCCATGGATACCTagttattctgatttttttttgtactttaattGCATGtattgactggaacacactctctTGAGTTTCTGAAAGTAGTAGTACTGTTGCCAAAAGACTGTCTTCAACtttaacagaaaccagactgcagtaataTGAGTCAAAGAACATGAGAGAGAGACAACAGTTGAAAattgagtgagacaggtttgtagcctaaccctccatgttattcaacctgtacattcagcaagcagtaaagggaactgaaaagaaatttgtaaagggaacttaattacaggaacaagaaataaaaacttagaagtTAGCAGATGAattcataattctgtcagagaaggccAAGGAGTTTTAAGATCAGTTGAATCATATGTACAGTGCACTGAAAAGACAGCAAAAGTGAACGCAAAGTAAGATGCTGTAATCGTCTTAAATCACATGATACTgaggaaattatgttagaaaatgagacactaacgGTAGATGAAGTTTGCTATTcaagaatgaaatcttcactccgcagcagagtatccactgatatgaaactacctggcagataaaaactgtgtgctggaatgagatttgaactcgagacctttgccttttggagTCGAGTGTGctgctgactgagctacccaagcatgactcatgacctgtcctcacagcttttcttccaccagtccctcatttcctaccttccaaacttcacagaagctctccttcgagtTTTGCTATTgtcgtagcaaaataactgatgatggctgaagcagagaaAATTTTAAATGTAGACTGTGGCTGTAGCATGAAAAGCAGTTCTAAAAAAGAGAACTGTTTTAACATGTAATATGAATTTAAGTGTTTTGtaaaagtatttgtgtgtagtgCAGTCTCATACAGAAGTAAAATCTGAATGATACACAATACAGTAAGTATGCTCATGTGGATGTAATCTGGAATATTTACAGCAGCGGTGCAGATATGAAAAAGATTGCACTGTGTAGAATAGCCTGGGGTGTTGCGTGAAATCAGTATGCCAGACAGAAGGCAACAACAACCTGTGTTATTGCTTCCTCTTGCCATTATATTTCTTTTTCTACAATAATTGTTCTTTATTTGCTTTTCTATTCCCCTATTCCATCATATCTGAATTAGAGTTAGCAGATGTTTTTTTTTACTCTAATGAGATCTTTGACCTACTACTCCTCTTGATGCCTCTGAAGGCTAGaaacattgttattttttatgtttttctcccaACAGAAACTTAACAACAGACAAGTGACATAAAAAACATACAAAGACAAAGGAAAGTTTTAGAAGGACAGGAAAAGCTGATTTTAATTATCAAAAATGAGAGAGTCAGTATGCTGGTAACAAATGAAATCGACAATGGGAACTGTCCACTGCTATTTTTAGTGTAGCTCTCACTCGTGCTGTTATAGTTGTTGCTGAACAAGTGATTCTTTCCTGTTTCACagaattaactttatttttttaatttgaacCTTTGAATCTAGTTGTATAACATTTGTGCTTGTTAAccttaattattattttgtgataTATAGCATATCTCATATTTCCTTTATAGTTTTACCTGCATTTGAAGAGTGAAAGTAATGCTTGTAGATTAGGAATTCTGTTTTAGTCCAGCCTATTTTATCATCCCTTGTTACACACAGataatatattttttatgtcaAATTGTTGATAAACTGTGCTCCAGTACTCTAACATAAGAGAATTATTCACCAAACTTACATAGCAAAAGTCAGGTGAATATTTGGAGCAGGCGATATGCAAAGAAGTGAAGAAAGCCGTGCCTAAAGTTAACCAAaaattaaatgagaaaattttgaaatactgCCACAAGAAGTGTTGAATGTTTTAAAACAACTGATCATCATTTTGCTCCATTAATGTCATTTGTCATATTTTGTTGTGTATTTACTATTTCCAGACTTGTAGAAAACAAAATCTTTCTAGTGTGGACTTAAGAACTTAGCTGTGGCACTGCAAGAGAAAAGAAAATCAACTAATTTCATATAATTTAAAAGGGAAGAAATGAGTGCAATCTCTCAATGTTGTGCATCATATCACATGTATACCTTACATCAGCCTCACTCTTAACTTTTTAagtattttctttcctctgttcactttccaatctttcttttctctttctttctgacTGTATTGCTCAATTctcacaaaaataacttcatttaacTGCTTCCTACTGAAGCTACATTTTTAAAACTATCTACACTTGTATATTATGTGACGTGAA from Schistocerca nitens isolate TAMUIC-IGC-003100 chromosome 5, iqSchNite1.1, whole genome shotgun sequence includes these protein-coding regions:
- the LOC126259661 gene encoding phytanoyl-CoA dioxygenase domain-containing protein 1 homolog, with the protein product MHDSIRTKLLRDGYVILDDFLSDAEVKELKTAGEELTDDLPEESSRTVFSTTQPKQNKDKYFLESSDKVSYFFENGAVDESGKLLVDAKVSLNKVGHALHLLHPTFEKYTFSNKVKETCWQLGFSEPVIVQSMYIYKNPGVGSEVVAHQDATFLHTEPTELVGFWFALDDATVENGCLWFAPGSHRSGVHRRLTRNPDPNSDELLIFTAPAPLYQSSIFQPVPVRKGTCVLIHGQVVHKSEHNKSQNPRHAYTFHVFDKKRAKYSPENWLQLKEGYNFPALYKSAPVSDV